Proteins encoded together in one Pseudomonas sp. Seg1 window:
- a CDS encoding methyl-accepting chemotaxis protein, with the protein MSQPRARIASQLGLALAVILAIVISGSTVFALRSLDTANLATREEHLASEARLLADQLSTFHGTLRESTQRLSGLFEKRFSAGLSIHPSEPVTVAGTQTPGLHLGGEVLNNNFKEVDEFKQMTAGVATLFVRSGEDFVRVSTSLTKQDGTRAIGTLLDHAHPAYAKLMAGQGYVGRALLFDRSYMTQYTPVRDGSGKVIAVLFVGFDYTDAQNIQFDNLKRFRIGQSGSLALLDEQNKWLVAPAGVQAPEQAVPVIKGLAAKPGKGEFWSDTSEDFYSIAVPFDGGPWSVVASMPKAEIRAVTWSVGTQLAIGSLLAMLLAVGSVVWLLRSKLAPLSDLVRQAEALGAGDLSVRLNVSSNDEIGQLSRAFNQMSQALSTMVEHIRRSSEEVNSRAQALSGLSGGAYEGMEQQSGEITSMAGAVEEFSATSLNIADNMGATQRLAQENAQQTQIGRTSMDEASSSLEQIAGALNTTATVINTLGQRSQEIGGIVSVITSIAEQTNLLALNAAIEAARAGEQGRGFAVVADEVRNLASRTRQATDEISGMIHSIQQETGNAISTMEQGNLLMQEGLSRNANVASALARIDEQSRSAGQQFAAITTATQEQSSTATLLSSNLQSIALANSEQREVVSNLAVTAKELEKLAADLRSEVDRFR; encoded by the coding sequence CTGGCCAGTGAGGCGCGGCTGCTGGCCGACCAACTGAGCACCTTTCACGGCACGCTGCGTGAAAGCACCCAGCGTCTGAGCGGGTTGTTCGAGAAGCGCTTCAGCGCAGGTCTGAGCATTCACCCGAGTGAGCCGGTGACCGTTGCCGGCACCCAGACCCCGGGCCTGCACCTGGGCGGCGAAGTGCTGAACAACAACTTCAAGGAAGTTGACGAGTTCAAGCAGATGACGGCCGGCGTCGCCACGCTGTTCGTGCGTAGCGGCGAAGACTTCGTGCGGGTCAGCACCTCGCTGACCAAACAGGATGGCACTCGCGCTATCGGCACCTTGCTCGATCACGCGCACCCGGCTTACGCGAAGTTGATGGCGGGGCAGGGTTATGTCGGCCGCGCCTTGTTGTTCGATCGCTCCTACATGACTCAATACACCCCGGTGCGCGATGGCAGCGGCAAGGTGATTGCGGTGCTGTTCGTCGGTTTCGACTACACCGACGCGCAGAACATTCAGTTCGACAATCTCAAGCGTTTCCGCATCGGCCAGAGCGGATCGCTGGCGTTGCTCGATGAGCAGAATAAATGGCTGGTGGCGCCGGCGGGTGTGCAGGCCCCGGAACAAGCCGTACCGGTGATCAAGGGCTTGGCTGCGAAACCGGGCAAGGGTGAGTTCTGGAGCGATACCTCGGAAGACTTCTACAGCATCGCCGTACCATTTGACGGCGGCCCGTGGTCGGTAGTGGCGAGCATGCCGAAAGCCGAGATTCGCGCGGTGACCTGGAGTGTCGGTACGCAATTGGCGATCGGCAGTCTGTTGGCGATGCTGTTGGCGGTGGGTTCGGTGGTGTGGCTGCTGCGCAGCAAACTCGCGCCGTTGAGCGATCTGGTACGGCAGGCCGAAGCTTTGGGCGCCGGTGATCTGAGCGTGCGTCTGAACGTGTCGAGCAATGATGAGATCGGTCAGCTGTCCCGCGCGTTCAACCAAATGAGCCAGGCACTGTCGACCATGGTCGAGCACATTCGTCGCTCTTCGGAAGAGGTCAACAGCCGTGCGCAGGCACTGTCCGGTTTGTCCGGCGGCGCCTACGAAGGCATGGAGCAACAGTCCGGTGAAATCACCAGCATGGCCGGCGCGGTGGAAGAGTTCAGTGCTACCTCGCTGAACATTGCCGACAACATGGGCGCCACCCAGCGCCTGGCGCAGGAAAACGCTCAGCAGACGCAGATCGGTCGTACCTCGATGGACGAGGCGTCTTCCTCTCTGGAGCAAATCGCCGGCGCGCTGAACACCACCGCCACCGTGATCAACACATTGGGTCAGCGTTCCCAGGAAATCGGCGGCATCGTCAGCGTGATCACCTCGATCGCCGAACAAACCAATCTGCTCGCGCTCAACGCCGCGATCGAAGCGGCCCGTGCCGGTGAGCAAGGTCGCGGCTTTGCGGTAGTGGCGGATGAAGTGCGTAATCTGGCATCGCGCACCCGTCAGGCGACCGATGAAATCTCCGGCATGATTCACAGTATCCAGCAGGAAACCGGCAACGCGATCAGCACCATGGAGCAGGGCAATCTGCTGATGCAGGAAGGCCTGTCGCGTAACGCCAATGTCGCGTCGGCGCTGGCGCGCATTGATGAACAGAGCCGTTCGGCGGGGCAGCAGTTTGCCGCAATCACCACGGCGACTCAGGAGCAGAGCAGTACCGCGACGTTGCTGAGCAGCAATTTGCAGAGCATTGCGCTGGCCAACAGTGAGCAGCGAGAAGTGGTTTCCAACCTGGCGGTCACCGCCAAGGAACTGGAGAAGCTGGCCGCCGATCTGCGCTCCGAGGTTGATCGTTTCCGCTGA